GTTCTTGAGCCTGCTGTTTCTTCAGCAAACGCATTTGCCCCTGTATAGTGGCATTTTCTGTAGAAGGAGTAAGCCAAGCCCTGTTCTGTGCATCCCACAACTTCTCCCCGCCTATGAATGGTTGGCTAGAGTTCTCATGCAGCATCAAAATCTCCTTAGATCTTGGTTCTGACGTGGTTTCTGATTCAGAAGTCAGGCTAATAGCATGCCTGTTATCGGAGGTAGTTCCAGTGGTATCACCAAATGACAGTCTATCTTCCAATGTAATCATCTTATGGGCACGAACAGTTGAAGGAAGACTTCGAGTGTTGCTGGCATCACCAGTGGTGACTTTGTTTTGACATTTGGAGGTACTTCCTCGACATCTGCATACCTTACAGTTGCAGTTATCGTTGTTCTGTCCATTATACTGGGATCCGGTAACCGTAACCGTACTATCGTCAAACAACTCGTCTGTAATCTCATCAGAGTCCATACATGCCTCGGAGATGTAACGTATTCGGTTAATCAGCTTCGACCAGCGTATCCATATAGACAGTACAAATTTTCTCACTCCTGAAGGAATGTTCGAGTCAACCGCCGTCT
The sequence above is a segment of the Brettanomyces nanus chromosome 4, complete sequence genome. Coding sequences within it:
- a CDS encoding uncharacterized protein (EggNog:ENOG41): MFRQADLACEMPSPGSSTIVGGGLENSGKGDKTAVDSNIPSGVRKFVLSIWIRWSKLINRIRYISEACMDSDEITDELFDDSTVTVTGSQYNGQNNDNCNCKVCRCRGSTSKCQNKVTTGDASNTRSLPSTVRAHKMITLEDRLSFGDTTGTTSDNRHAISLTSESETTSEPRSKEILMLHENSSQPFIGGEKLWDAQNRAWLTPSTENATIQGQMRLLKKQQAQELRNHVVSRDYPIVYRNLVVQNRALKHPLNLRDLMKVLEVGWNWSRTFDTGSVSQRPNHVN